In Limanda limanda chromosome 23, fLimLim1.1, whole genome shotgun sequence, a genomic segment contains:
- the mdh1b gene encoding putative malate dehydrogenase 1B → MAKFVLAGKTDCPYYAKAELLADALQRCLPNFSIHKISILPDDWLEWLENTCQANNWKHEESPVIWRELVEQGGKGMLLGGFNDFVAHCLEYYNITSDMTMDTMLSIAAENLAAQLLLMEEEAHRLSLIKPLHLWISSALSPTSHFLIPNLLSAKVFPLASVISLHLLDLEGDEEDLQWLKMSAEDLAIPMLHQVTIHTDLELAFQGADVVLLLDENWASLSVSGEEWSNDSDAESVDEPENREKKMTVITDIYNEYGKLINSRANEEVKVIVAGDSFVNLRCSLLLDKAERIETHRFVAMATHLENEARSILSKKLKVMPSDVTNVYVWGNISGSFYVDVRRTNVYNFDGAIIGPSFFSQPILTIFHDRKWLETVFQDLVRCQRAAVAEKTCQASAMSNANGVLTILRAWNGQCTPGRVFSLGVLCPGSFDLQEGIVLSVPVTFTDDKWSLFEVNVSYELNERLQVSACELLTEREPLSEDYDDELDI, encoded by the exons ATGGCTAAATTCGTGCTTGCTGGTAAA ACGGACTGTCCTTATTATGCCAAAGCGGAACTTTTAGCGGACGCTCTGCAGCGATGTCTGCCGAATTTCAGCATCCATAAGATCTCTATCCTCCCAGATGACTGgctg GAATGGCTGGAGAACACTTGCCAAGCAAATAACTGGAAACACGAGGAGTCCCCTGTGATTTGGAGGGAGCTGGTGGAGCAAGGGGGCAAAGGGATGCTCCTGGGGGGCTTCAATGACTTTGTTGCGCACTGTCTG GAATACTACAACATCACGTCTGACATGACCATGGACACGATGCTGAGTATCGCAGCAGAGAATCTGGCGGCCCAGCTGCtcctgatggaggaggaagccCACCGCCTCAGCCTCATCAAACCTCTCCACCTCTGGATCAGCAG TGCTCTCAGCCCAACCAGCCACTTCCTGATCCCCAACCTGCTCTCTGCCAAGGTGTTCCCCCTTGCGTCTGTCATCAGCCTCCACCTCTTGGACCTGGAGGGGGACGAGGAGGACCTGCAGTGGCTGAAGATGTCGGCGGAGGACCTGGCAATCCCTATGCTCCATCAG GTGACCATTCACACCGATCTGGAGCTAGCCTTCCAAGGAGCGGATGTCGTCCTCCTCCTGGACGAGAACTGGGCTTCTTTGAGCGTCTCTGGTGAGGAGTGGTCTAACGACAGCGATGCAGAGAGTGTCGATGAGCcggagaacagagagaagaagatgacTGTAATCACCGATATCTACAACGAGTACGGAAAACTGATCAACTCCAGGGCGAACGAGGAGGTGAAGGTCATCGTGGCCGGCGACTCATTTGTCAACCTGAGATGCTCTCTCCTTCTGGACAAGGCTGAACGTATTGAGACCCACCGATTTGTCGCCATGGCAACCCATCTGGAAAACGAAGCAAGGTCCATACTGTCAAAGAAGCTGAAAGTTATGCCGTCAG aTGTCACAAATGTCTACGTGTGGGGAAATATCAGTGGTAGTTTCTATGTTGACGTGCGGAGGACAAATGTTTACAACTTCGATGGGGCAATTATTGGACCATCTTTCTTTTCCCAGCCCATCCTGACGATCTTCCACGACAG GAAATGGTTGGAGACAGTCTTTCAGGACTTGGTTCGATGTCAGCGTGCGGCTGTGGCTGAAAAGACCTGCCAGGCATCTGCCATGTCCAACGCCAACGGGGTCCTCACAATCCTGAGGGCTTGGAACGGCCAGTGCACTCCAGGTCGAGTCTTCTCTCTGGGTGTCCTGTGTCCAG GCAGCTTCGATCTCCAAGAAGGCATCGTCCTCTCGGTTCCAGTGACCTTCACAGATGATAAATGGTCCCTGTTTGAAGTGAATGTTAGTTACGAGCTGAACGAGAGACTTCAGGTTTCTGCGTGTGAACTCCTGACG GAAAGAGAACCTCTATCAGAAGATTATGATGACGAGCTGGACATCTGA
- the fastkd2 gene encoding FAST kinase domain-containing protein 2, mitochondrial yields the protein MSVWVTEEVVRWSLRFCSRSSQVMQRGLLATASPRDTAPTWGPRPSQTCLHMGSVRSARFYSQDAAHAEGSGVKRPVSSSSLSDKSQSVVSASGQKPAKSPFFDHLQRCGSPSDVLDLTCKYAPTVRQVSNCLTHMWTSTKKMTDEQRRCELQLMFEHPEFDKLLQMALKEVGVMRGEDVAYTLLSMVNLGVPQSSRVVQTFLRVCQDKLNEFDEKSLSILASCLEHMDSSPNVGALKEGMRLVVEARLPRIQHVMSLQTMMRMLGKDAPINLKRKLERKALSMSDQFSLPNSQHMISTMAAMGFFSKPLLDVCSEKIIENVHGIPFNRLFSVLLSCRELHYRNLDLLTCISDYVVSTLELWTNKQLVLFLSVFENLAFSPAPLMETFVEKVIARPDDLTLKDLLCVLKVYSSLNYDLQQHRQQFLDGLTQVLESYLPKMSGFGLLKAVFHLCLLGHFPSAPLEQLLHNSTVEQFHTTTSKPSQNRMFQTIDLCLRLDRPPLPRPLTVPPSLLGDPTPPVTPSANQWLSQCLPSVLEDQADTMLQEAVMVENFYLIDAVITKPLSNQTSVPEGVSEGEALSPAESSQRFAVIYAPKSAFCYRSSNPRGSLAIKLRHLKILGYNPVLVLEQELQSVSEEKRTEFLRGQIYPEHHRSDTQPQMEQLQS from the exons ATGTCTGTGTGGGTGACCGAGGAGGTGGTGAGGTGGTCCCTCCGCTTCTGCAGCCGCTCATCTCAGGTGATGCAGCGCGGTCTCCTAGCAACAGCATCACCCAGAGACACAGCCCCCACCTGGGGTCCGAGGCCGAGCCAGACGTGCCTGCACATGGGTTCTGTCAGGTCAGCCAGGTTCTATTCACAGGACGCTGCCCACGCTGAGGGTTCGGGGGTGAAGAGGCcggtctcctcttcttcactatCTGATAAAAGCCAGTCTGTGGTGAGCGCCTCGGGACAGAAACCGGCGAAGTCTCCTTTCTTTGACCACCTGCAGCGCTGCGGCTCGCCGTCCGACGTGTTGGACCTCACCTGTAAGTACGCTCCCACGGTGCGACAGGTCAGCAACTGCCTGACCCACATGTGGACGTCCACCAAGAAGATGACCGACGAGCAGCGGCGCTGCGAGCTGCAGCTGATGTTCGAGCATCCCGAATTTGACAAGCTGCTGCAGATGGCCTTGAAGGAGGTGGGGGTCATGCGTGGTGAAGATGTGGCGTACACCCTCCTGAGCATGGTCAATCTGGGTGTGCCTCAAAGCAGCCGGGTGGTCCAGACCTTTCTGCGAGTCTGTCAG GATAAACTGAACGAATTTGACGAGAAGAGTCTGTCCATCTTGGCTTCCTGTCTGGAACACATGGACAGCAGCCCCAATGTGGGTGCACTGAAGGAGGGCATGAG GCTGGTGGTGGAGGCTCGTCTTCCCAGAATCCAGCATGTCATGTCGCTGCAGACCATGATGCGCATGCTGGGGAAGGATGCCCCGATAAACCTCAAACGGAAACTAGAG AGAAAGGCTTTATCAATGAGCGACCAGTTCAGCCTTCCCAACTCCCAGCACATGATCTCTACGATGGCCGCAATGGGATTCTTCTCCAAACCACTGCTGGACGTCTGTAGTGAGAAGATCATAG AAAACGTCCACGGAATCCCCTTCAACCGATTGTTCTCCGTGCTGCTCTCCTGTCGGGAGCTGCACTACAGAAACTTGGACCTGCTCACTTGCATTTCCGACTATGTCGTCTCAACGCTTGAGTTATGGACCAACAAGCAG CtggtcctcttcctctccgtgtTTGAGAACCTCGCCTTCTCTCCTGCGCCCTTAATGGAGACGTTTGTAGAGAAGGTGATCGCCCGCCCAGATGACCTGACGCTCAAAGACCTTCTCTGTGTCCTGAAGGTCTACTCGTCTCTGAACTAcgatctgcagcagcacagacaacA GTTCCTGGATGGTCTTACTCAGGTTCTGGAGTCCTATCTGCCCAAGATGTCTGGGTTtgggcttttaaaggctgttttCCATCTGTGTCTCCTGGGCCACTTCCCCTCGGCTCCTCTGGAGCAGCTCCTGCACAACAGCACGGTGGAGCAGTTCCACACAACAA CTTCGAAGCCGAGCCAAAACAGAATGTTTCAGACAATAGACCTGTGCCTCCGTCTCGACCGCCCCCCTCTCCCTCGTCCCCTGACTGTCCCGCCATCCTTACTGGGAGACCCCACCCCGCCAGTTACTCCGTCAGCCAACCAGTGGCTCTCGCAATGTTTGCCGAGTGTGTTGGAGGACCAGGCTGACACGATGCTGCAGGAAGCAGTGATGGTGGAGAACTTCTACCTCATAG ATGCCGTGATAACCAAACCTCTGTCGAACCAAACCTCGGTGCCCGAAGGCGTTAGTGAAGGAGAAGCGTTGTCTCCAGCAGAGAGCAGTCAGAG ATTTGCAGTCATTTACGCACCTAAGTCAGCTTTTTGCTACCGTTCCTCCAATCCTCGTGGTTCCCTGGCGATAAAGCTTCGCCACCTGAAGATCTTGGGATATAACCCTGTTCTG GTATTGGAGCAAGAGCTGCAGTCTGTGTCTGAGGAAAAGAGGACAGAGTTCCTCAGGGGACAGATTTATCCAGAGCAccacaggtcagacacacaacCGCAGATGGAGCAACTACAATCCTGA
- the si:dkey-1h24.6 gene encoding T-cell-specific surface glycoprotein CD28, protein MRGKILVGHFSSVGGKFTLTLREMKTSVGWTFLLLLGCRLSCATHVSPSTCPCDVQLNTICVPGREQVHVPCPNVTADEIIFKLFKEQELIFNVTCMAENNTLKCTSLHTSAGVGVENIRQESVDFVLTGVTESSYGTYRCEGLVMFPPPLKTVPSAVMMLVKGHPCRFKTETTKDSSICGDNPSQHLDIWIWIVMVAFLSIYSVTVTVIAIVIWVRMRKEASQSDYMNTKPRGMRDGKKKRGIQKPIPRHF, encoded by the exons ATGAGAGGGAAAATCCTTGTGGGACATTTTTCTTCTGTTGGAGGCAAATTCACACTCACGCTGCGAGAGATGAAGACGAGCGTTGGCTGGacgttcctgctgctgctgggctgcagGTTATCCTGTGCCACTCATGTGTCTCCGAGCACATGCCCCTGCGATG TGCAGCTGAATACTATCTGCGTCCCCGGCAGAGAACAGGTGCATGTGCCGTGCCCCAACGTGACTGCAGACGAGATTATATTCAAACTTTTCAAGGAGCAGGAACTGATTTTCAACGTCACCTGCATGGCTGAAAACAACACGCTGAAATGCACGTCGCTGCACACCAGTGCTGGTGTGGGAGTGGAGAACATACGGCAGGAATCGGTGGATTTCGTCCTCACCGGAGTGACTGAGAGCAGCTATGGAACCTACAGATGTGAGGGCCTTGTAATGTTCCCTCCTCCCCTGAAAACTGTACCCAGTGCTGTGATGATGCTTGTAAAAG GACACCCCTGCAGGTTCAAGACAGAGACCACTAAAGACAGCAGTATCTGTGGTGATAACCCAAGCCAACATCTGGACATCTGGATTTGGATTGTGATGGTTGCATTTCTAAGCATCTACAGCGTAACTGTCACTGTCATTGCCATCGTGATCTGG GTCAGGATGAGAAAAGAAGCTTCCCAGAGTGATTACATGAACACCAAACCCAGAGGAATGAGGGACGgcaagaagaaaagagggattCAGAAACCAATACCACGACACTTCTGA